The proteins below are encoded in one region of Nitrospira lenta:
- the larB gene encoding nickel pincer cofactor biosynthesis protein LarB, translating to MSPEGIEQLLTDVRTGRMTVARAVQRLRSLPFENLGFASLDHHRSLRQGFPEVLLCEGKTVKQSVAIARALIKNGGPFLATRAEPGVAKAILKLDRRARYHAEARIVAIDRKPARRAGHILVLTAGTADVPVAEEARVTAEVMGSHVETLYDVGVAGLHRLLGRKERLFEARVAVVVAGMDGVLPSVVGGLVDCPVVAVPTSRGYGASFGGLAALLTMLNSCAAGVGVMNIDNGFGAGCLAHRINMMGNAARLPAAT from the coding sequence ATGAGTCCAGAGGGGATTGAGCAGCTGTTAACGGATGTGCGCACTGGTCGGATGACGGTCGCCCGCGCTGTCCAGCGGTTGCGCAGCCTGCCGTTCGAAAATCTTGGCTTTGCCTCGCTGGATCATCATCGGTCGCTCCGTCAGGGGTTTCCTGAAGTGCTGTTGTGCGAAGGCAAGACGGTGAAACAGTCGGTCGCCATTGCCCGCGCCTTGATCAAGAACGGCGGGCCGTTTCTGGCGACCCGAGCCGAGCCAGGGGTTGCGAAGGCCATTCTGAAACTCGATCGCCGGGCCCGCTATCATGCCGAGGCGCGCATCGTGGCGATCGACCGCAAACCCGCGCGCCGCGCAGGACATATTCTGGTTCTAACCGCCGGGACTGCCGACGTGCCGGTGGCCGAAGAGGCGCGAGTGACGGCGGAGGTGATGGGCAGTCATGTCGAAACGCTATACGATGTGGGTGTTGCCGGACTGCACCGGTTGCTAGGCCGGAAGGAGCGGCTCTTTGAGGCGCGCGTGGCGGTTGTGGTTGCCGGAATGGATGGCGTGTTGCCAAGCGTTGTCGGAGGGTTGGTCGATTGCCCTGTCGTGGCGGTGCCGACGAGCCGGGGTTACGGCGCAAGCTTCGGGGGGCTCGCCGCGTTGCTCACGATGCTGAATTCTTGCGCAGCGGGTGTCGGAGTGATGAATATCGACAATGGATTCGGGGCGGGATGTCTCGCCCATCGCATCAATATGATGGGCAATGCCGCCCGTTTGCCGGCCGCTACTTAA